From the genome of Proteus vulgaris, one region includes:
- the hrpA gene encoding ATP-dependent RNA helicase HrpA — MTLSSAMLYQEIEQLSLREQQRLRKRLRGVAKINNEESKQAVLSAIKQDITTAHQMIIRRQANCPEITYPENLPVSQKKDAIYNAIKDNQVVIIAGETGSGKTTQIPKICLELGRGIKGYIGHTQPRRLAARSVSERIAHELKSTLGEAVGYKVRFSDHVGDNTLVKLMTDGILLAELQQDKLLLQYDTIIIDEAHERSLNIDFILGYLKQLLPKRPDLKVIITSATIDPERFSKHFSQAPIIEVSGRTYPVEVRYRPIGGDELDSDKDMTDGIIDAIDELSRESAGDILIFMSGEREIRDTADALNKLQLRHTEVLPLFARLSNSEQNRIFHPHNGRRIILATNVAETSLTVPGIKYVIDTGFARVSRYSYRTKVQRLPIEPISQASANQRKGRCGRVSDGICIRLYSEDDFISRAEFTDPEILRTNLASVILQMTSIGLGDISAFPFVQPPDKRNIQDGVRLLEELGALQEGTDNNGAYRLTPMGKQLAQLPIDPRLARMVLEARKYGAVKELMVITSALSIQDPRERPMDKQQASDEKHRRFQDKDSDFLSFLNMWDYLKTQQKELSHSQFRKLCRQEFLNFMRVREWQDVYTQLRQVVKELGFPVNSEPADFRSVHVALLSGLLSHVGQKDADKQEFTGARNARFSIYPGSGLFKKPPKWTMVAELVETSRLWGRIAARIEPEWIEPIAEHLVKHQYSEPHWSKAQGAVMANEKVTLYGLPIVASRPINYSQIDPLLCRELFIRHALVEGDWQTRHAFFRDNLKLRTEVEELEHKSRRRDILVDDETMFTFYDQRIPQDVVSSRHFDKWWKDAQKISPDLLNFEKSMLIKDDAKRVSALDYPNYWQQDNLKLRLTYQFEPGTAADGVTVHIPLAILNQVKNEGFDWQIPGIRHELIVALIKSLPKPIRRNFVPAPNYASAFLERVPQVEGDLLDRLEKELRRMTGVMVDRESWQLDQVADHLKMTFRVVGEKNKILAESKDLNKLKDNLKEKVQETLSAVADDGIEQQDLHIWSFGDLPQRYEQKRGGYSVKAYPALVDEKNSVGIKLFETETEQQASMWEGIRRLLLLNIPSPIKYLHEKLPNKAKLGLYFNPYGKVLDLIDDCIACGVDKLMASYGGLIWQEDEYQKLQEYVRAELNDAVVDIAKQVEAILTQVFAINKRLKGRVDISVAFALSDIKAQLGQLVFPGFVTSHGWKRLADIPRYLSAIEKRMEKLAIDPNRDRAQMSRVENVIQQWQQWLGKLTEKQKQQEEVQNIRWMIEELRVSLFAQQIGTPYPISDKRILQAMEQINFN, encoded by the coding sequence GTGACATTATCATCTGCCATGCTCTATCAAGAAATAGAGCAATTATCGTTGCGGGAGCAGCAACGGTTAAGAAAACGTCTACGTGGCGTCGCTAAAATTAATAATGAAGAGTCCAAACAGGCGGTATTAAGTGCAATTAAGCAAGATATCACCACAGCACACCAGATGATAATTCGCCGCCAAGCTAATTGTCCTGAAATTACTTACCCAGAAAACCTTCCTGTTAGTCAAAAGAAAGATGCTATTTATAATGCAATAAAAGATAACCAAGTCGTTATTATTGCAGGGGAAACTGGCTCAGGTAAAACAACACAGATCCCTAAAATTTGTCTTGAATTAGGGCGAGGGATCAAAGGATATATTGGCCATACTCAACCGCGCCGTTTAGCCGCGCGTTCTGTATCTGAACGTATTGCTCATGAGTTAAAAAGTACGTTAGGAGAAGCTGTAGGTTATAAAGTTCGTTTTAGCGATCATGTTGGTGACAATACACTTGTTAAATTGATGACTGATGGGATTTTGTTAGCAGAATTACAGCAAGATAAACTGTTACTGCAATATGACACGATTATTATCGATGAAGCCCATGAGCGTAGTTTAAATATTGATTTCATTCTTGGCTATTTAAAACAGCTATTACCTAAACGTCCTGACTTAAAAGTCATCATCACGTCAGCAACCATTGATCCTGAGCGCTTTTCTAAACACTTTAGTCAAGCTCCAATTATTGAAGTTTCAGGTAGAACTTATCCTGTTGAAGTGAGATATCGCCCAATTGGTGGTGATGAACTGGATAGCGATAAGGATATGACTGATGGGATTATCGATGCTATTGATGAATTAAGCCGAGAAAGTGCGGGTGATATTCTTATTTTTATGAGTGGTGAACGAGAAATTCGCGATACTGCTGATGCTCTGAATAAATTACAACTTCGCCACACCGAAGTATTACCTTTATTTGCCCGCTTATCTAATAGTGAACAAAATCGAATTTTTCATCCTCATAATGGCAGACGCATTATTTTAGCAACCAACGTTGCCGAAACTTCATTAACTGTACCTGGTATTAAATACGTTATTGATACCGGTTTTGCGCGTGTCAGTCGTTATAGTTATCGTACTAAAGTACAACGACTTCCAATAGAGCCTATTTCTCAAGCTTCAGCAAATCAAAGAAAAGGGCGTTGTGGTCGTGTTTCTGATGGTATTTGTATTCGTCTTTATTCAGAAGATGATTTTATTTCTCGTGCTGAGTTTACTGATCCTGAAATATTAAGAACTAATCTTGCTTCTGTTATTTTGCAAATGACCTCAATAGGATTAGGTGATATTAGTGCATTCCCATTTGTACAGCCACCTGATAAACGTAATATTCAAGATGGTGTTCGATTATTAGAAGAGCTAGGTGCATTACAAGAGGGAACAGATAATAATGGTGCTTATCGTTTAACCCCTATGGGAAAACAACTTGCACAACTTCCTATTGATCCTCGTTTAGCAAGAATGGTACTTGAAGCGCGTAAATATGGTGCTGTTAAAGAGTTGATGGTCATTACTTCCGCACTTTCAATTCAAGATCCTCGTGAAAGACCGATGGATAAACAACAAGCTTCTGATGAGAAACATCGGCGCTTCCAAGATAAAGATTCTGATTTCTTGTCTTTTTTAAACATGTGGGATTATTTGAAAACTCAACAAAAAGAGTTGAGTCATTCCCAGTTTAGAAAACTGTGTCGCCAAGAGTTTTTAAATTTTATGCGCGTGCGAGAGTGGCAAGATGTTTATACGCAATTACGACAAGTTGTGAAAGAATTAGGTTTCCCTGTCAATAGTGAACCTGCTGATTTTAGAAGTGTTCATGTTGCACTCCTAAGCGGTTTATTGTCGCATGTTGGACAAAAAGATGCGGATAAACAAGAGTTCACTGGTGCAAGAAATGCTCGTTTTTCTATTTATCCAGGCTCAGGTCTATTCAAAAAACCGCCTAAATGGACAATGGTGGCAGAGCTCGTCGAAACATCTCGTTTATGGGGGAGGATTGCGGCTCGGATTGAACCTGAGTGGATTGAACCTATTGCTGAACATTTGGTGAAGCATCAATATAGCGAACCTCATTGGTCAAAAGCGCAAGGCGCAGTAATGGCTAATGAAAAAGTGACATTATATGGTTTACCTATCGTTGCCTCTCGACCTATAAATTACAGTCAAATTGATCCGCTTTTATGCCGTGAACTCTTTATCCGACACGCCCTAGTGGAAGGGGATTGGCAAACTCGTCATGCTTTTTTCCGTGACAATTTAAAACTACGGACAGAAGTTGAAGAATTAGAGCATAAATCCCGTCGTCGTGACATTCTTGTCGATGATGAAACAATGTTTACCTTCTACGATCAGCGAATACCTCAGGACGTCGTTTCATCTCGTCATTTTGACAAATGGTGGAAAGATGCACAAAAAATATCACCTGATCTGCTTAACTTTGAAAAAAGTATGCTTATCAAAGATGATGCTAAACGAGTTAGTGCATTAGATTATCCGAACTATTGGCAACAAGATAATTTAAAATTACGCCTCACTTATCAATTTGAACCCGGCACTGCAGCTGATGGTGTCACCGTTCATATTCCATTAGCTATTTTGAATCAGGTAAAAAATGAAGGATTTGACTGGCAAATTCCGGGTATTCGTCATGAATTAATAGTGGCTTTAATTAAATCATTACCAAAACCTATCCGTCGTAATTTTGTACCAGCACCTAATTATGCTTCTGCATTTTTAGAGCGAGTGCCTCAAGTTGAAGGTGATTTGCTTGATAGACTTGAAAAAGAGTTACGTCGAATGACTGGGGTAATGGTTGATAGAGAAAGTTGGCAACTTGATCAAGTTGCCGACCACTTAAAAATGACATTCCGTGTTGTTGGCGAAAAAAATAAAATACTGGCAGAAAGTAAAGATCTCAATAAATTAAAAGATAACTTAAAGGAAAAAGTGCAAGAAACATTATCAGCAGTAGCCGATGATGGTATTGAACAACAAGATTTACATATTTGGAGTTTTGGTGATTTGCCTCAGCGATATGAACAAAAACGCGGTGGTTATTCAGTGAAGGCTTATCCTGCTTTAGTTGATGAAAAAAACAGTGTAGGTATTAAGCTTTTTGAAACAGAAACTGAACAACAAGCATCAATGTGGGAAGGGATACGACGGTTATTACTATTAAATATTCCTTCTCCGATTAAATATTTGCATGAAAAATTACCAAATAAAGCAAAACTTGGTCTTTATTTTAATCCTTATGGCAAAGTGCTTGATTTAATTGATGACTGTATCGCTTGTGGTGTTGATAAACTTATGGCGTCTTATGGTGGCTTAATTTGGCAAGAAGACGAATATCAAAAACTACAAGAGTATGTCAGAGCAGAACTAAATGATGCTGTGGTTGATATAGCAAAACAAGTTGAAGCAATTTTAACGCAGGTATTTGCCATCAATAAACGCTTAAAAGGGCGGGTTGATATTAGTGTTGCTTTTGCATTATCTGATATTAAAGCCCAGCTTGGCCAGTTGGTTTTTCCTGGTTTTGTTACCTCTCACGGCTGGAAACGCCTTGCTGATATTCCTCGTTATTTGAGTGCGATTGAAAAACGAATGGAAAAATTAGCTATCGATCCTAATCGTGATCGTGCACAAATGAGTCGAGTTGAAAATGTTATACAGCAATGGCAACAATGGCTAGGTAAACTGACTGAAAAACAAAAGCAGCAAGAAGAAGTGCAAAATATTCGTTGGATGATAGAGGAGTTAAGAGTGAGTCTATTTGCTCAACAGATAGGGACTCCATATCCAATCTCGGATAAACGTATATTGCAGGCAATGGAACAAATTAATTTTAACTAA
- a CDS encoding FMN-dependent NADH-azoreductase, producing the protein MKKILVLKSSILENYSHSNKMADYLIGNWQNNHKDDVITVRDLAKDTVPTLDQATLFAFGKETTMLSDEQKVAKALSDELISELKAHDIIVITAPMYNFSIPAQLKHYIDYIARAGETFKYTEAGSVGLLEDKQAIVLTSRGGVHKDQPSDLIAPFLKQFLAFIGINDVQFIMAEGTAFGEEYAQQSHQQAQKEIDAIINTRSIAVK; encoded by the coding sequence ATGAAAAAGATCCTTGTACTGAAGTCTAGCATTTTAGAAAACTACTCACACAGCAATAAAATGGCTGATTACTTGATTGGAAATTGGCAGAATAACCATAAAGATGATGTTATTACTGTGCGTGATCTTGCTAAAGATACGGTACCAACCTTAGACCAAGCTACTCTATTCGCTTTTGGAAAAGAAACAACAATGCTATCTGATGAACAAAAAGTTGCTAAAGCATTATCTGATGAATTAATTAGCGAATTAAAAGCACATGATATCATTGTTATCACTGCACCAATGTACAACTTCTCAATTCCGGCACAATTAAAACATTACATTGATTATATCGCTCGTGCGGGTGAAACATTTAAATACACCGAAGCGGGTTCTGTAGGTTTACTTGAAGATAAACAAGCGATTGTATTAACGAGCCGTGGTGGCGTTCATAAAGATCAACCTTCTGATCTTATCGCTCCTTTCCTAAAACAATTTTTGGCATTTATTGGTATTAACGACGTACAATTTATTATGGCTGAAGGTACTGCCTTTGGTGAAGAATACGCACAGCAATCTCACCAACAAGCACAAAAAGAAATTGATGCTATCATTAATACAAGAAGCATTGCAGTAAAATAA
- a CDS encoding fimbrial protein: MEFTIKKSILSIFILSTTLFSTQSNAVEYTEKNVGTITINGSVTPNPRCQLDEIQPIELPPVQASNFGDNNIAKTPAQPLEIQFTNCGENINSVQLQIPKQTKRLLKNLANNGSNVDIAIFDTDKNIIELSNEKPNAFKTKIDKEDKSAQFLFNVNYMKPNGINATPGLVSSTLTFDVIYSDIAVD; this comes from the coding sequence ATGGAATTTACGATAAAAAAAAGTATACTTTCAATATTCATTCTATCTACAACTCTTTTTTCAACTCAATCAAATGCTGTTGAATATACAGAAAAAAATGTAGGAACAATTACAATTAATGGTTCTGTTACACCAAATCCAAGATGTCAATTAGATGAAATACAACCTATTGAGTTACCGCCAGTTCAAGCGAGTAACTTTGGTGATAATAATATTGCTAAAACTCCAGCTCAACCTCTTGAGATTCAATTTACTAACTGTGGCGAAAACATTAATAGCGTACAATTACAAATACCAAAACAAACTAAACGACTTTTAAAAAATTTAGCCAATAACGGTAGCAATGTTGACATTGCTATTTTTGATACTGATAAAAACATTATTGAATTAAGTAATGAAAAACCTAACGCATTTAAAACAAAAATAGATAAAGAAGATAAAAGTGCACAATTTTTATTTAATGTTAACTATATGAAGCCTAATGGAATAAATGCGACACCAGGTTTAGTATCATCCACTTTAACTTTTGATGTTATATATAGTGATATTGCTGTGGATTAA
- a CDS encoding fimbrial biogenesis chaperone — protein sequence MFKKFKFFVLFFIFPTYSQSSIEINKDKFIFIESINQEIIEINNKANNDYFIQSWITHYDKENSNEIPFMVTPPLFRIEKDETFSLKIFKKDEIKERDRETLYRINIKRIPILLNSDNSKNMLHVSINSVYNLIYRPISIEKDAKDAYKKIEFLKNKNNEFIINNPTPYFISLSSVYFNRILIVNESKTIPPFKKYNTKKIISGSGNVKWKTFNQYGVAIEVMDKEVINDY from the coding sequence ATGTTTAAAAAATTTAAATTTTTCGTATTATTTTTCATCTTTCCTACATATAGTCAATCATCAATAGAAATAAATAAAGATAAATTTATTTTCATTGAAAGTATCAATCAAGAAATAATTGAAATAAACAACAAAGCAAATAATGATTACTTTATACAAAGTTGGATTACACATTATGATAAAGAAAATAGTAATGAAATTCCTTTTATGGTAACCCCACCTCTTTTCAGGATAGAAAAAGATGAAACCTTTTCTTTAAAGATATTTAAAAAAGATGAAATAAAAGAAAGAGATAGAGAAACATTATATAGAATAAACATTAAAAGAATACCTATTCTATTAAACTCTGATAACAGTAAAAATATGTTACATGTCTCTATAAATTCAGTATATAACTTAATATATAGACCTATATCAATAGAAAAAGATGCAAAAGATGCTTATAAAAAAATTGAATTTTTAAAAAATAAAAATAATGAGTTTATTATAAACAACCCTACACCTTATTTTATTTCTCTATCTTCAGTATATTTTAATAGGATATTAATAGTTAATGAAAGTAAAACAATCCCGCCATTTAAAAAATATAACACAAAAAAAATAATTTCAGGAAGTGGGAACGTTAAATGGAAAACATTTAATCAATATGGTGTAGCTATAGAGGTGATGGATAAGGAAGTTATTAATGATTATTAA
- a CDS encoding fimbria/pilus outer membrane usher protein — translation MIINHIKTKLTFFILISIYNQHTIAEDSSLSIYAHSFSKIDKETIKQLLENKKPEGFYYSIIHINNRKKMAKLLYFKNIDNKLIPCLSVNDFISLGIDADFYSIKKEHQDIIPLIEYSIDFKYSFSNQKLNLIIPQKALIKRENKIIDEKDWDNGITALFSQYSYSIRHHQKKDLEQKLSLQTGLNLGTWRIRSQNSFYWNKNRYQSKLSSIYTYRQINSFSALFYGGKFSPTTRILPTDKIIGFQLISNNLILSNTLYANKPIIEGIADTEAQVVIKQGDKVIYESTVPPGPFIINSLPVLGSEKLSLEVKEADGRIKTSTHYFTSLPNQLNKGSYQYNFISGTLAKNSDKENSIFLLSELSYGLSQRITSYSAIKKRDNYMNYLSGLSLDLGILGGLATDLSYENSKNKFKYQLRYQKKISKTQAYFTSGISFYHYLDNFQKKDRVKINYSFSLSQNFSDLGYLSFQYHEKIYKTTSKNFELGTSFSSSINKINYNIKYNFKKDRSIFDHSFSLNLHIPLGNNSEHYHWFNNQIDYQNKKKHYINTTNIGGALLNYNLGYSVNYQHSYDEKRKFNRFSTNARYQNNYQFYTFNVNKVENSYNYNVSINGGIVLHSNGITLTPRLGRTFALINTQGISGVKTSFSTKAKTDIFGNLILNNITPYRINNIKLNATTLPQQAETEVYSKNIIPTLGSVSKIIFPIKIGYRVIFKSTTPLPFASTVTTFDKNGNIISHGLVSENNIIFLSGITESGLVKVKWGEDKQCQFNYEIDDNEKNITLIKKEINCI, via the coding sequence ATGATTATTAATCATATAAAAACAAAATTAACATTTTTTATTTTAATATCTATTTATAATCAACATACTATAGCTGAAGATAGCTCACTCTCAATTTATGCTCATTCATTTTCTAAAATTGATAAAGAAACTATCAAACAACTACTTGAAAATAAAAAACCTGAAGGGTTTTATTATTCTATTATTCATATCAACAATAGAAAAAAAATGGCAAAACTCCTTTATTTTAAAAATATAGACAACAAGTTAATCCCTTGCCTCTCTGTTAATGATTTTATCTCTCTTGGTATTGATGCTGATTTCTATTCAATAAAAAAAGAGCATCAAGATATAATTCCTTTAATTGAATACTCAATTGATTTTAAATACTCTTTTTCAAATCAGAAACTAAATTTAATTATTCCACAAAAAGCATTGATAAAAAGAGAAAATAAAATTATCGATGAAAAAGATTGGGATAACGGGATCACTGCATTATTTAGTCAATATTCCTATTCAATTAGGCATCATCAAAAAAAAGACCTAGAACAAAAACTCAGTTTACAAACAGGCCTTAATTTAGGTACTTGGCGCATACGCAGTCAAAATAGTTTTTATTGGAATAAAAATCGTTACCAATCGAAGCTTTCATCAATATATACCTATCGCCAAATTAATTCTTTTTCTGCTCTTTTTTATGGAGGCAAGTTCTCACCTACAACACGAATATTACCAACTGATAAAATAATTGGCTTTCAATTAATATCCAATAATTTAATTTTAAGTAATACTCTTTATGCTAACAAACCTATTATTGAAGGAATTGCTGATACTGAAGCTCAAGTGGTGATTAAGCAAGGTGACAAAGTCATTTATGAAAGCACCGTTCCCCCAGGTCCTTTTATTATAAATTCATTACCTGTTTTAGGGAGTGAAAAACTCAGTTTAGAAGTTAAAGAAGCCGATGGAAGAATAAAAACCTCAACACATTATTTCACATCATTACCTAATCAACTAAATAAAGGTAGTTATCAATATAATTTCATTTCCGGTACATTAGCAAAGAATAGCGATAAAGAAAATTCAATTTTCCTTTTAAGTGAATTATCATATGGTCTTAGTCAAAGAATTACCTCATATAGCGCGATAAAAAAACGAGATAACTATATGAATTATTTATCTGGACTATCTCTTGATTTAGGTATACTGGGTGGTTTAGCAACAGACTTAAGTTATGAAAATAGTAAAAATAAATTTAAATATCAACTTCGCTATCAAAAAAAAATATCAAAAACGCAAGCCTACTTTACTTCTGGAATATCTTTTTATCATTATTTAGATAATTTCCAAAAAAAAGATAGAGTTAAAATAAATTATTCATTTTCTTTATCACAAAACTTTAGTGATTTAGGTTATCTTTCTTTTCAGTATCACGAAAAAATATATAAAACCACATCTAAAAATTTTGAATTAGGTACTTCTTTCTCATCTTCAATAAATAAAATAAACTATAATATTAAATATAATTTTAAAAAAGACAGATCTATTTTTGATCATTCCTTCTCACTTAATCTCCATATACCATTAGGTAATAATAGTGAACACTATCATTGGTTTAATAATCAAATAGATTATCAAAATAAGAAGAAACACTATATCAACACGACCAACATTGGAGGTGCTCTACTTAATTACAATTTAGGTTATTCAGTAAATTATCAACACTCTTATGATGAGAAAAGAAAGTTCAACCGTTTTTCCACCAATGCCCGTTACCAAAATAACTATCAATTTTACACATTTAATGTAAACAAAGTGGAAAATAGTTACAATTACAATGTTTCTATCAATGGAGGAATTGTCCTTCATTCTAATGGTATTACTCTTACTCCTCGTTTAGGTAGAACATTTGCACTGATTAATACTCAAGGAATATCTGGAGTTAAAACATCATTTTCAACAAAAGCGAAAACAGATATTTTTGGAAATCTAATTTTAAATAACATAACACCTTATCGAATAAACAACATTAAATTAAATGCAACGACATTACCCCAACAAGCAGAAACAGAAGTTTATAGTAAAAATATTATTCCTACATTAGGCTCAGTGTCTAAAATAATTTTCCCAATAAAAATTGGTTATCGTGTTATTTTTAAATCAACAACTCCACTTCCCTTTGCATCGACAGTCACCACGTTCGATAAAAACGGTAATATTATTTCTCACGGATTAGTATCGGAAAATAATATTATTTTTCTTTCTGGTATTACAGAGAGTGGACTAGTAAAAGTAAAATGGGGAGAAGATAAGCAGTGTCAATTTAACTATGAAATTGATGATAATGAAAAGAACATCACTCTAATAAAAAAAGAAATCAATTGTATTTAA
- a CDS encoding fimbrial protein yields MKKNIYLMIMLLLISFSLSSAPRRGDHEIPLSCDIDYIYENISDKISINENDFSSHEAGTLADTDSHIIIVTINDCSKSHGEVRLKIENSSIDNNTGYLKNQITDDSASANITFQLLYNEEQRPLDLNKENEFVENLIDGKVEFYFFANYVKKDDIPPKPGYIQSNIQFTIKINDDVVTFSDS; encoded by the coding sequence ATGAAAAAAAACATCTATTTAATGATTATGTTACTACTTATCTCTTTTTCATTATCATCAGCACCTAGGCGCGGTGATCATGAAATTCCTTTAAGTTGTGATATTGATTATATCTATGAAAATATCAGCGATAAGATTTCTATTAATGAAAATGATTTTTCATCACATGAAGCGGGAACATTAGCTGATACAGACAGTCACATTATTATTGTTACTATAAATGATTGCTCTAAAAGCCATGGCGAAGTTCGTTTGAAAATTGAAAATTCAAGTATTGATAATAATACTGGTTATTTAAAAAATCAGATCACTGACGATAGTGCAAGTGCTAATATTACATTTCAATTATTATACAATGAAGAACAAAGACCACTAGATCTTAATAAAGAGAATGAGTTTGTTGAAAATCTCATTGATGGCAAAGTTGAGTTTTATTTTTTTGCTAATTATGTAAAAAAAGATGATATACCTCCAAAACCCGGTTATATACAATCCAATATTCAGTTCACTATAAAAATAAATGATGATGTTGTTACGTTTAGCGATAGTTAG
- a CDS encoding YdbL family protein encodes MNYKKYLLSFGLMIALTSVNAIALTLDEARSQGLVGETFSGYIELVQTNNKQAQQLVDKINQARKAKYAEIAKTNQITPESVARLAGEKLVARANEGEFVKGINGKWVKK; translated from the coding sequence ATGAATTATAAAAAATATCTCTTAAGCTTTGGTCTAATGATAGCTTTAACTAGTGTAAATGCCATAGCATTAACGCTTGATGAAGCAAGATCACAAGGATTAGTAGGCGAGACCTTTAGTGGCTATATTGAACTTGTGCAGACAAATAACAAACAAGCTCAACAACTTGTTGATAAAATAAATCAAGCTAGAAAAGCTAAATATGCTGAAATCGCTAAAACTAATCAGATAACGCCTGAATCTGTGGCTCGATTGGCTGGTGAAAAATTAGTGGCAAGAGCCAATGAAGGTGAGTTTGTTAAAGGTATTAATGGAAAATGGGTAAAAAAATAG
- a CDS encoding YnbE family lipoprotein produces the protein MKPLFLKKLFLLTALMMGISALTGCIRLEVATPDKPININMNVKIEHEINVKIDRQVEDLLKNNSAIF, from the coding sequence GTGAAACCATTATTTTTAAAAAAACTATTTTTATTAACGGCCTTAATGATGGGAATATCAGCGTTAACAGGATGTATTCGACTAGAAGTCGCTACGCCCGATAAGCCGATTAATATTAATATGAATGTTAAAATTGAACATGAGATTAATGTAAAAATAGACAGACAAGTCGAAGATCTCTTGAAAAATAACAGTGCCATTTTTTAA